From the Pedobacter cryoconitis genome, one window contains:
- a CDS encoding glycoside hydrolase family 2 TIM barrel-domain containing protein yields the protein MIRYFCVFVILGSLLGIRPAEAQESKRLNQNWEFVKQDLGGIWEAVRPVGKGNPESVPLWQSVTLPHCVNATDAVDPDVNYYQGPSWYRTTIEVTNPYQNGRTLLHFEGAGQKTEVYVYTTKVGSHTGGYDEWTVDITDAVAAFKKTEIYKKQFKSKIPVSVRTDNSRDLEMIPSDLSDFNIYGGIYRYLNLVYTPALSADKLFAKAEVDAAGKSGQLAVSSRFYNPTGISEATVLLKLVDPSGKVVAKTEKKLSTLSNDTKLWELQVKKPVLWSTDQPLLYTVQYEIHSSVGVAKGVEKVGFRNFEFVEKGPFMLNGKRLLLRGTHRHEDHAGVAAAMTENMIREEMIMMKDMGVNFIRLAHYQQSRIVLNLCDSLGIMVWEEIPWCRGGLGGDVYKEQARRMLTNMIEQHYNHASVILWGMGNENDWPGDFPEFDKEKIRVFMKELNDLSHQLDNSRLTAIRRCDFCSDIVDVYSPSIWAGWYRGNYTDYKSVSEEEFKKVKRFIHVEWGGDSHAMRHSENPDKALSKIKTGSGADERAGDASLFGGAARISKDGDWSESYLVNLVDWHLKEQETMPWLSGTAYWPFKDFSTPVRPDNPVPYMNQKGVVERDLTKKEAFYVFQSYWTSQPMVHIYGHTWPVRWGEQGEEKMVKVYANCTEAELFLNGKSFGVKKRNSQDFPAAGLRWNLPFVKGENTVTVIGKKGKITVKDEIKFNYQTEKWTKPSKLTLTKIDQQDDIATVEVKLYDDKNVQCLDAVNWINFSLAGEGKLIDDLGTSSGSRKVQAYNGRAIIKVKLNKGKSVVAVQSDGLPAAFTNL from the coding sequence ATGATCAGATATTTTTGTGTGTTTGTTATTCTTGGATCTCTGCTTGGAATTCGTCCGGCAGAGGCACAGGAATCGAAACGTTTAAATCAGAATTGGGAATTCGTAAAACAAGATTTAGGTGGGATCTGGGAAGCTGTCCGCCCGGTTGGCAAAGGAAATCCGGAAAGTGTACCGCTTTGGCAATCAGTTACCTTACCGCATTGTGTTAATGCGACAGATGCTGTAGACCCTGATGTAAATTATTACCAGGGGCCATCCTGGTACCGCACCACAATAGAGGTGACTAACCCTTATCAAAATGGACGTACACTATTACATTTTGAAGGCGCCGGACAAAAAACAGAAGTTTATGTCTATACCACAAAAGTCGGTTCACATACAGGCGGTTATGATGAATGGACGGTTGACATTACTGATGCAGTTGCAGCTTTCAAAAAAACAGAAATCTACAAGAAACAGTTCAAAAGTAAAATCCCTGTGTCTGTACGTACCGATAATTCAAGAGATCTGGAGATGATTCCTTCAGATCTTTCTGACTTTAACATCTACGGAGGTATTTACCGCTATTTAAACCTGGTTTATACGCCAGCACTTTCTGCTGATAAACTATTTGCTAAAGCTGAAGTTGATGCGGCCGGAAAATCTGGTCAACTTGCAGTCAGCAGCAGGTTTTATAACCCTACAGGAATCAGCGAAGCAACTGTCCTTCTGAAATTAGTTGATCCATCGGGTAAAGTGGTCGCCAAAACAGAAAAAAAATTAAGCACCTTATCAAATGATACTAAACTCTGGGAACTTCAAGTAAAGAAACCCGTATTGTGGTCAACTGATCAGCCCTTATTGTATACTGTGCAATATGAAATCCATTCCTCAGTTGGTGTCGCTAAAGGCGTAGAAAAAGTTGGCTTCAGAAATTTTGAATTTGTAGAAAAAGGGCCTTTCATGCTGAATGGAAAACGTTTACTGCTCAGAGGTACGCACCGGCATGAAGATCATGCGGGCGTAGCAGCTGCAATGACAGAAAATATGATCCGTGAAGAAATGATCATGATGAAAGATATGGGGGTTAATTTCATCCGTCTGGCACATTATCAGCAATCCCGCATCGTTTTGAACCTGTGTGATAGCCTTGGAATTATGGTATGGGAAGAAATTCCATGGTGCCGTGGTGGATTGGGCGGAGACGTTTACAAAGAACAGGCGCGCCGGATGTTAACCAATATGATCGAACAGCATTATAACCATGCCTCAGTTATTCTCTGGGGAATGGGGAATGAAAATGACTGGCCGGGTGATTTTCCAGAGTTCGACAAGGAAAAAATCAGGGTTTTCATGAAAGAACTAAACGACCTGTCTCATCAACTTGATAACTCCCGTTTAACCGCCATCAGGCGATGTGATTTTTGCAGCGACATTGTAGATGTTTATTCACCCTCTATCTGGGCAGGCTGGTACCGTGGTAACTATACTGATTACAAGTCTGTTTCTGAAGAAGAATTTAAAAAAGTAAAACGCTTTATCCATGTAGAATGGGGAGGAGATAGCCATGCCATGCGTCATTCCGAAAATCCTGATAAAGCATTGAGTAAAATAAAAACTGGTTCAGGTGCTGACGAGCGGGCAGGAGATGCTTCCTTATTTGGTGGCGCTGCGCGGATTTCCAAAGATGGAGACTGGAGCGAATCTTACCTGGTTAACCTGGTAGACTGGCATTTGAAAGAACAGGAAACCATGCCCTGGTTAAGCGGTACGGCTTACTGGCCATTTAAAGATTTCTCTACACCCGTAAGACCAGACAACCCGGTGCCTTATATGAACCAGAAAGGTGTGGTCGAAAGAGATCTGACTAAAAAAGAAGCTTTTTACGTTTTCCAATCGTACTGGACAAGCCAGCCAATGGTACATATTTACGGACATACCTGGCCGGTAAGATGGGGAGAGCAAGGGGAAGAAAAAATGGTAAAAGTCTATGCTAATTGTACAGAAGCTGAGTTGTTTTTGAATGGCAAAAGCTTCGGTGTAAAGAAAAGAAACAGTCAGGACTTTCCTGCTGCGGGATTGCGCTGGAACCTCCCATTTGTTAAAGGTGAAAATACAGTTACTGTGATCGGTAAAAAAGGAAAGATCACAGTGAAAGATGAGATTAAGTTCAACTATCAAACCGAAAAATGGACTAAGCCATCAAAACTAACCTTGACTAAAATTGATCAGCAAGATGATATAGCGACCGTAGAAGTGAAACTCTATGACGATAAAAATGTACAATGCCTGGATGCTGTCAACTGGATTAACTTTTCTTTAGCGGGAGAAGGTAAACTTATAGACGATTTAGGAACATCCTCAGGTTCAAGAAAAGTACAGGCCTATAATGGACGGGCAATTATCAAAGTGAAATTAAACAAAGGAAAAAGTGTAGTGGCTGTTCAGTCTGATGGTCTGCCAGCCGCTTTTACCAATCTTTAA
- a CDS encoding alginate lyase family protein, giving the protein MKVIFSVLSAAVIYISPAVFTTGHANTPELDTLTVRGIPDVQNVSPQKDGITKAATTLLRKQILAEAAWAMTQKPVTITDASSPRSAGGKHDFFSEADYFWPDPQNPDGPYINRDGLTNPDNFVEHRKAMIRLSKVIGALASAYKLTGDEKYVTQAIIHLKAWFVNPETLMNPNLNFAQAVKGKFTGRNYGIIDTIHLMEVAQGMIVMEKASVFDAQTATAIKGWFSAYTNWLNTSKPGIQEKMVKNNHATCWAIQVASFAKLCNDQPMLDSMRVRYKTVLLPNQMGADGSFPLEMARTKPYGYAIFNLDAMTILCQILSTPENNLWEFKTADGKSIKLGLSYLYPFIADKSKWSLKPDVMYWENWPVAQPFLLFGANAYQENAWYATWKKLDHNPQVVEVIRNLPIRHPLIWL; this is encoded by the coding sequence ATGAAAGTCATATTTTCTGTTTTATCGGCCGCTGTTATTTATATAAGCCCCGCTGTATTTACTACTGGTCATGCCAATACTCCTGAGCTGGATACATTAACTGTTCGGGGGATACCTGATGTACAAAATGTATCACCTCAAAAAGATGGAATAACAAAGGCCGCTACGACTTTGCTGCGGAAACAAATTCTGGCAGAAGCCGCATGGGCAATGACCCAGAAGCCAGTTACCATAACCGATGCCTCCTCTCCCAGAAGTGCAGGAGGTAAACATGATTTCTTCTCCGAAGCTGATTATTTCTGGCCGGATCCTCAAAATCCTGACGGGCCTTATATCAACCGGGATGGACTAACTAATCCTGATAATTTTGTAGAACACCGCAAAGCGATGATCCGTTTAAGTAAAGTGATCGGAGCATTGGCGTCTGCCTATAAATTAACCGGAGACGAGAAATATGTTACACAGGCCATCATCCACCTGAAAGCATGGTTTGTAAATCCCGAAACCTTAATGAACCCTAACCTTAATTTTGCACAGGCAGTCAAAGGGAAATTTACCGGGCGTAACTATGGTATCATTGATACGATCCATTTAATGGAAGTTGCACAAGGGATGATCGTGATGGAGAAAGCCAGTGTATTTGATGCACAAACCGCTACAGCGATCAAAGGATGGTTCTCTGCCTATACCAATTGGTTAAATACCAGTAAACCTGGAATTCAGGAGAAAATGGTGAAAAATAATCATGCCACCTGCTGGGCAATTCAGGTCGCTTCATTTGCTAAATTATGTAATGATCAGCCCATGCTGGATTCAATGCGTGTGCGCTATAAAACTGTACTTTTACCTAATCAAATGGGCGCCGATGGTAGTTTTCCGCTGGAAATGGCACGTACTAAACCTTATGGATATGCGATCTTTAACCTGGATGCAATGACGATCCTCTGCCAGATTTTATCTACACCAGAAAACAATCTCTGGGAATTTAAAACTGCCGACGGTAAATCTATTAAACTTGGACTCTCTTACTTATATCCTTTTATTGCTGATAAAAGTAAATGGAGCCTGAAGCCAGATGTGATGTACTGGGAAAACTGGCCGGTGGCACAACCTTTCCTTTTGTTCGGAGCAAACGCCTATCAGGAAAATGCATGGTACGCAACCTGGAAAAAGCTGGATCATAACCCGCAGGTGGTAGAAGTGATCAGGAACCTGCCTATCCGGCACCCGCTGATCTGGCTGTAA
- a CDS encoding outer membrane beta-barrel family protein, with the protein MKTIILYALLLLPLWAQSQVQLKGNVKGNNEPIVWANVILTDTQGKVITGALTKEDGSFELELKNGSYQLKISYLGFTAWEKSIQIEKYTDLGNIVLQQKDDLQEVKIVAKKKLVEYKTDRIIFNVENSISALGGNAVSAIGAAPGVTVLNNSISILGKGATRVMVNGRLIELNGDELINYLNSIAATDIASVEVITNPPAKYEAGGNGGLINIILKNGARNSWKNTTSAIYDQSTYSFYTLRDNFLYNKKKVRLALNIGGKIGNLKETENLNTYYPNGLWELSRVGKQKQDNFSGGMAFDYDISDRTTLGIQYSGNQENPDSKSGTTIKIRNTKDQIDSLLINDGLYKLSNSGHTYNTHVITKLDTAGRKLSVDLDYFNYNSKIDNNFVTNTFLPDMGFLNTNQSASSLSEQNIRNTSIKVDMEYPLRFVNLSYGAKMSFINSKADLAYYNTISGNAVLDKNQSNEFEYQENNQSLYVNGIKNLGSQFSFQIGLRMENIQTKGYSGTQGQTTVKNYLKLFPTFYLSYKKDENNSFLFNYGRRVNRPVFRDLNPFRAYLNSKGYSEGNPFLQPSYNDNFDFTYVYKGNLRTNLFFNSTTDGFGVVFNSDPVTNIQIISRQNYFKEYYYGIGESYTVNVIPWWQSQNSAYVLGSKSVFNGLVSATPKNSLQLYFTTNNTFSLSAVTKIQADYFYSSPVKRGLYETGQLSGLNLGIKQSILKNKLQLSVLVNDVFNTAYLKDYTSVVNSIKQVYSQNNSSRFFRFSLAYSFGNDKVNVKQHSLGNEEERRRTN; encoded by the coding sequence ATGAAAACAATCATCTTATACGCACTCTTACTATTGCCATTATGGGCTCAATCACAAGTACAGCTCAAAGGAAATGTAAAAGGAAACAATGAACCAATTGTATGGGCGAATGTGATTTTAACAGATACACAGGGTAAAGTAATTACAGGTGCACTAACCAAAGAAGACGGTTCTTTTGAACTGGAGCTAAAGAATGGATCTTATCAATTAAAGATCAGCTACCTGGGATTTACAGCATGGGAGAAAAGTATACAGATAGAAAAATACACCGACTTAGGAAACATCGTTTTACAGCAAAAGGACGATCTTCAGGAAGTTAAAATTGTAGCTAAGAAAAAACTGGTCGAGTATAAAACAGACCGTATCATCTTTAACGTAGAAAATAGTATTTCGGCCTTGGGAGGTAATGCAGTAAGTGCGATTGGAGCAGCCCCAGGTGTAACGGTTTTGAATAATTCTATTAGTATATTGGGTAAAGGGGCTACCCGCGTTATGGTTAATGGCAGATTAATTGAATTAAATGGTGATGAGCTGATCAATTATTTAAATTCAATCGCTGCTACCGATATTGCCAGTGTCGAAGTGATTACTAATCCACCTGCAAAATATGAAGCTGGCGGAAACGGCGGACTGATAAATATAATATTAAAGAACGGTGCCCGGAATTCCTGGAAGAATACAACCAGTGCGATCTACGATCAGAGTACTTATAGTTTTTACACCTTACGCGATAATTTCCTGTATAATAAAAAAAAGGTTAGGTTAGCTTTGAATATTGGTGGTAAAATAGGAAATCTGAAAGAAACGGAAAATTTAAACACTTATTATCCAAATGGTCTTTGGGAATTAAGCCGGGTGGGAAAACAGAAACAGGATAATTTTTCTGGCGGTATGGCATTTGATTATGATATCTCTGATCGCACTACTCTGGGTATACAATATAGCGGTAACCAGGAGAATCCGGATTCAAAAAGCGGGACAACTATCAAGATCAGGAATACTAAAGATCAGATTGATTCTCTTTTGATTAACGATGGATTATATAAGCTGAGCAATTCAGGTCATACGTATAATACGCATGTTATTACGAAACTGGATACGGCCGGCAGAAAGTTATCAGTTGATCTTGATTATTTCAATTACAATTCAAAAATTGACAATAATTTCGTGACCAATACATTTTTACCGGATATGGGTTTTCTGAATACCAATCAGTCTGCAAGTAGCCTTTCTGAACAAAACATTCGTAATACCAGTATAAAAGTAGATATGGAATATCCATTGAGGTTTGTGAACCTTTCTTACGGTGCTAAAATGAGCTTTATCAATAGCAAGGCTGATCTCGCCTATTACAATACCATTAGTGGAAATGCTGTTTTAGATAAAAACCAATCCAATGAATTTGAATACCAGGAGAATAACCAGTCATTATATGTAAATGGGATTAAAAACCTGGGTAGTCAGTTTAGCTTTCAAATCGGTTTAAGAATGGAAAATATCCAGACTAAGGGGTATTCTGGTACTCAAGGTCAAACTACAGTAAAGAACTATTTAAAGTTATTTCCGACCTTTTATCTTTCCTATAAAAAAGATGAAAACAATAGTTTTTTATTCAACTATGGGAGAAGAGTTAACAGGCCGGTTTTCAGAGATTTAAATCCATTCCGTGCTTATTTAAATAGCAAGGGTTATTCGGAAGGAAATCCATTTTTACAACCATCTTATAATGATAACTTTGATTTCACTTATGTATATAAAGGAAACCTGAGAACAAACTTATTCTTTAATAGCACGACTGATGGATTTGGGGTAGTATTTAATTCAGATCCCGTGACGAATATACAGATTATCAGCAGACAAAATTATTTCAAAGAATACTATTATGGAATTGGCGAAAGTTATACGGTTAACGTTATACCGTGGTGGCAAAGTCAAAACTCGGCTTATGTTCTGGGTTCAAAAAGTGTTTTTAATGGGCTGGTCAGTGCAACTCCGAAAAACAGTTTACAGTTGTATTTCACAACGAATAATACATTTTCCTTAAGTGCTGTAACCAAAATACAGGCAGACTATTTTTACAGTTCTCCGGTAAAAAGAGGTTTGTATGAAACCGGACAATTATCCGGATTAAACCTTGGAATCAAGCAAAGTATCCTTAAAAATAAGCTTCAATTATCTGTATTAGTGAATGATGTATTTAATACAGCTTATTTGAAAGATTACACCTCTGTAGTGAATAGTATCAAACAGGTTTATAGCCAGAATAACAGCAGCAGGTTTTTCAGATTTTCTTTAGCTTATAGCTTTGGAAATGACAAAGTTAATGTAAAGCAGCACAGTCTTGGGAATGAAGAGGAAAGAAGAAGAACAAACTAA
- a CDS encoding glycoside hydrolase family 88 protein, which produces MKLKINLTLVTLLCLSAGSTVKAQNVNVARALVPAEKQVEILLKNSVKVMAAEPKYIAPRTLENNQLKLVIGKDWTSGFFSGMLWYMYELTKDPKWLEPAKEFTQKLAPQQFNTGTHDLGFMVYCSYGNGYRLTGDTSYKSVIIQAAKSLSKRFNPVAGVIRSWDHNADKWQFPVIIDNMMNLELLFEATKLTGDSSFYKIAVSHANTTLKNHFREDYSSFHVVDYDPATGAVKWKGTAQGYSDPSAWARGQAWALYGYTLCYRETKDIAYLKQAEGIAKFILTNPAMPADKVPYWDYNDPQIPNSPKDASAAAITASGLYELSGYSKEGKSYRKTADQILNSLIKNYTSSAGTNDGFILAHSTGHKPAKSEIDVPIIYADYYYLEALKRSKGGK; this is translated from the coding sequence ATGAAATTGAAAATAAACTTAACACTCGTTACCTTACTGTGTCTTTCTGCTGGAAGCACTGTAAAAGCACAAAATGTGAATGTAGCCAGGGCATTGGTCCCTGCTGAAAAGCAAGTGGAAATACTGCTTAAAAATTCGGTGAAAGTTATGGCCGCAGAACCGAAATATATAGCACCACGTACACTGGAAAATAACCAATTGAAATTGGTAATTGGAAAAGACTGGACAAGCGGTTTCTTTTCAGGAATGCTTTGGTATATGTATGAGCTGACCAAAGACCCTAAATGGCTGGAACCAGCTAAAGAATTCACACAAAAACTGGCGCCACAACAGTTCAACACCGGAACACATGATTTAGGTTTTATGGTGTATTGCAGTTATGGTAACGGCTATCGTTTAACTGGTGATACGAGCTATAAATCAGTTATTATACAAGCTGCAAAAAGTCTTTCCAAAAGATTTAACCCGGTGGCAGGCGTGATCCGTTCCTGGGACCATAATGCTGATAAATGGCAGTTTCCTGTAATTATAGACAATATGATGAACCTGGAATTACTTTTTGAAGCCACTAAACTGACCGGAGATTCTTCATTTTATAAAATTGCAGTTAGTCATGCAAATACGACGCTTAAAAACCATTTCAGAGAAGATTACAGTTCTTTTCATGTAGTCGATTACGATCCTGCAACTGGTGCAGTGAAATGGAAAGGAACCGCTCAGGGCTATAGCGATCCATCTGCATGGGCAAGAGGACAAGCATGGGCTTTATATGGTTATACCTTATGTTACCGTGAAACAAAAGATATTGCTTATTTAAAACAAGCAGAAGGTATTGCTAAGTTTATTCTGACTAATCCGGCAATGCCCGCAGACAAAGTACCATATTGGGACTATAACGATCCTCAAATTCCAAATTCCCCGAAAGATGCATCAGCAGCGGCAATTACTGCTTCAGGTTTGTATGAATTGAGTGGGTATAGTAAAGAAGGTAAAAGCTATAGAAAAACGGCAGATCAGATTCTGAACAGCCTGATTAAAAATTATACAAGCAGTGCCGGAACAAATGATGGATTTATTTTAGCGCATAGTACTGGTCATAAACCTGCGAAATCTGAAATAGATGTACCTATTATTTATGCGGATTACTATTATTTAGAGGCTTTGAAAAGAAGCAAAGGAGGAAAGTAA
- a CDS encoding glycoside hydrolase family 2 TIM barrel-domain containing protein has product MKYTCRHLITLLIPCVLLGASTTYAQNKPVKLISLNDQWKFSKDQPGGQSPSLDLSWQTVSIPHSWNTTDIMDDEPGYYRGTGWYKRKLKLDAGVKNKEVSLTFNGVNQETEVYVNGKLAGSHIGGYTRFVVPVSRFLNYKDDEVQVKVTNRFNEDIAPLTADFTFFGGIYRNVNLMITEPVHFSKNDHGSSAGVYLTTPDVSKETASLKAKSLIENASAEEIKVQVNTTLADADGMVVATNITTLKVPANQTSALVQDFKNIKNPQLWSPEKPYLYRVITQLIDVKTKAVLDQVANPLGFRWFKFEAEKGFSLNGEPLKLIGASRHQDYKDMGNAVPDALQIRDVELLKKMGGNFLRVSHYPQDPQILEACDRLGILASVEIPVVNTITESAAFTENCKNMQVEMIRQNFNHPSVVIWAYMNEILLRPKFADDKPRQAVYFKHIVTLAQTLDSLTRKEDPSRYTMIANHGSFDSYHKIGLTKIPMIVGWNLYSGWYSGNIEDFGKFLDRHHQELADKPMLVTEYGADADPRIRSFSPVRFDKSVEYAIKFNQVYLNDIIKRPFVSGAMVWNLADFNSETREETMPHINNKGLLTLGREPKDIYLLYQAYLLNTPFLKIASRTWKIRTGTADSSKSFATQPVQVTTNQKTAELFINGQSLGVKSAADHVCSWEVPFVNGLNQLKVTSAAHSDELDVDFTLQPFKFSDRQVPFKEMNILLGSRRFYIDETTHQIWMPDQPYKKGSWGYIGGEAFKGTNNRMSYGSDKNILETDNDPVYQTQQVGIKQFKLDVPDGEYELSLYFAELIGGVTKEALAYNLDNNHQTEVVRQRIFNVSINGENFLENLNLAADYGYTTAVKKRTRITVQGGKGITLDFKTIEGIPVLNALGLRKIY; this is encoded by the coding sequence TTGAAATATACTTGCCGACACCTCATCACACTGCTGATACCCTGCGTTTTATTAGGCGCATCTACTACCTATGCCCAAAATAAACCAGTTAAACTGATTAGTTTAAACGATCAGTGGAAGTTCAGTAAAGACCAGCCAGGCGGTCAAAGCCCTTCTTTGGATCTAAGCTGGCAAACCGTTAGCATTCCACATAGCTGGAATACCACAGATATAATGGATGATGAACCTGGTTATTATCGGGGTACAGGCTGGTATAAAAGGAAACTCAAACTCGATGCCGGCGTAAAAAACAAAGAAGTTTCCCTTACTTTTAATGGCGTAAATCAGGAAACTGAAGTTTATGTGAACGGAAAACTGGCAGGAAGCCATATCGGTGGCTATACCAGGTTTGTTGTTCCTGTAAGCCGTTTTCTGAATTATAAAGATGATGAAGTACAAGTCAAAGTAACGAATCGTTTTAACGAAGACATTGCCCCTTTAACCGCTGATTTTACCTTTTTTGGAGGTATTTACCGGAATGTTAACCTGATGATCACAGAACCGGTTCATTTTTCCAAAAATGATCATGGCAGCAGTGCTGGTGTTTATCTGACAACGCCTGATGTTTCCAAAGAAACGGCTAGTTTAAAAGCGAAAAGCTTAATTGAGAATGCTTCGGCAGAAGAAATTAAAGTTCAGGTAAATACCACTTTAGCAGATGCTGATGGTATGGTTGTGGCCACAAATATAACTACGCTAAAAGTGCCTGCAAATCAGACTAGCGCCCTTGTACAAGACTTTAAAAACATTAAAAATCCTCAGCTCTGGTCTCCGGAAAAACCATACCTGTACCGGGTGATTACGCAGCTTATTGATGTTAAAACTAAAGCTGTTTTAGACCAGGTAGCTAATCCATTAGGTTTTCGCTGGTTTAAGTTTGAAGCTGAAAAAGGGTTTTCCCTTAACGGAGAGCCTCTTAAATTAATAGGAGCGAGTCGTCATCAGGACTATAAAGATATGGGAAATGCTGTTCCTGATGCTTTACAAATCAGAGACGTGGAGCTGTTGAAAAAAATGGGAGGGAACTTTCTAAGAGTTTCCCATTATCCTCAGGATCCGCAGATACTGGAAGCCTGTGACCGTTTGGGGATTCTGGCTTCAGTAGAAATTCCGGTTGTCAATACCATTACCGAGTCGGCGGCTTTTACAGAAAACTGCAAAAATATGCAGGTAGAGATGATCCGTCAAAACTTCAACCATCCAAGTGTAGTGATCTGGGCCTATATGAATGAGATTTTACTGCGTCCTAAGTTTGCAGATGACAAACCCAGGCAAGCAGTTTATTTCAAGCACATCGTAACCCTTGCACAGACACTGGATAGCTTAACGAGAAAAGAAGACCCCTCAAGATATACTATGATTGCAAATCATGGTTCTTTTGATAGCTATCATAAAATAGGTTTAACTAAAATTCCAATGATCGTGGGCTGGAACCTTTATTCTGGCTGGTATTCAGGTAATATTGAAGATTTCGGTAAGTTTTTAGATCGCCATCATCAGGAATTGGCCGATAAACCCATGCTGGTAACTGAATACGGTGCAGATGCAGATCCGCGTATCCGTTCCTTTTCACCTGTCAGGTTCGATAAAAGCGTTGAGTATGCTATCAAATTTAACCAGGTTTATTTAAATGATATTATCAAAAGACCTTTTGTAAGTGGTGCCATGGTTTGGAACCTGGCCGATTTTAACTCTGAAACCCGCGAAGAAACCATGCCTCATATTAACAATAAAGGACTGCTGACTTTAGGAAGGGAACCCAAAGATATTTACCTGCTTTATCAGGCTTATTTGCTGAATACGCCATTTCTTAAAATAGCTTCTAGAACATGGAAAATCAGAACTGGAACCGCCGATTCTTCCAAATCATTTGCTACCCAGCCCGTACAGGTTACCACAAATCAGAAAACCGCAGAACTATTTATCAATGGTCAGAGTTTAGGCGTAAAAAGCGCAGCAGATCATGTTTGTTCATGGGAAGTTCCATTTGTCAACGGTTTAAATCAATTGAAAGTAACCTCAGCAGCTCACAGTGACGAACTGGATGTAGATTTTACCTTGCAACCCTTTAAATTCTCAGATCGTCAGGTCCCATTTAAAGAAATGAATATCCTTTTGGGGTCCAGACGCTTTTATATCGATGAAACAACACATCAAATCTGGATGCCAGATCAGCCTTATAAAAAAGGCAGCTGGGGATACATAGGTGGTGAAGCATTCAAAGGAACCAATAACAGGATGTCTTATGGAAGTGATAAGAATATTCTGGAAACTGATAACGACCCGGTTTATCAAACTCAGCAGGTTGGAATTAAACAGTTCAAATTAGACGTACCTGATGGTGAATATGAGCTTTCTCTGTACTTCGCGGAGCTTATTGGTGGGGTAACTAAAGAGGCTTTGGCTTATAACTTAGATAATAATCATCAAACCGAAGTGGTCAGACAGCGCATCTTTAATGTAAGCATTAATGGAGAAAACTTTTTGGAAAACCTGAACCTTGCAGCAGATTATGGCTATACGACCGCTGTAAAGAAAAGGACCAGGATTACTGTACAAGGTGGAAAAGGAATCACTTTAGATTTTAAGACAATAGAAGGTATACCAGTATTAAATGCTTTAGGGCTTAGAAAAATATATTAA